In Ilumatobacter fluminis, the following proteins share a genomic window:
- the ahpF gene encoding alkyl hydroperoxide reductase subunit F, with the protein MLNEQLSSQLKTHLASLTHDVEFVASLDDSAKATEMRDLLEQIAGLADRVSLRTDGTSARVPSFEIKRPASGDADMIEGVEFAAIPLGHEFTSLVLAILQVGGVVPKIGDETIAQIRAIDRNLAFETYMSLSCQNCPDVVQALNAMSVINPRISHVAIDGSLFKDEVEERQIMAVPNVFLNGEPFDQGRMTIDQIVGKLDTGAEARMADEIDAKDPFDVLVVGGGPAGAASAVYAARKGIRTGIATERFGGQVLDTMGIENLISVPKTEGPKLAAALETHVREYDVDIMNLQLAERLVPASEPGGLTTVELANGAKLEARTVVLSTGARWRNMNVPGEQEYRNKGVTYCPHCDGPLFAGKRVAVIGGGNSGVEAAIDLAGIVGHVTLLEFMDELRADEVLQRKLRSLPNVDVVLNAMTTEVIGDGSKVTGLAYTDRPTDEQHVLELDGVFVQIGLLPNTEWLAGTVELSERGEIVVDDHGRTSVPGVFAAGDVTTVPYKQIVISMGQGATAALSAFDHLIRTSAPEAELATV; encoded by the coding sequence ATGTTGAATGAACAGCTTTCCTCGCAGCTGAAGACCCACCTGGCTTCGCTGACCCACGACGTGGAGTTCGTCGCCTCGTTGGACGACTCTGCCAAGGCCACCGAGATGCGCGACCTGCTCGAACAGATCGCCGGCCTCGCCGACCGAGTCAGCCTCCGCACCGACGGCACCTCGGCCCGCGTACCCTCCTTCGAGATCAAGCGGCCCGCCAGTGGCGACGCCGACATGATCGAAGGCGTCGAGTTCGCCGCCATCCCGCTCGGACACGAGTTCACCTCGCTCGTGCTCGCCATCCTCCAAGTCGGCGGCGTCGTCCCCAAGATCGGTGACGAAACCATCGCCCAGATCCGAGCCATCGACCGCAACCTCGCGTTCGAGACGTACATGTCGCTCAGCTGCCAGAACTGCCCCGACGTGGTGCAGGCGCTCAACGCCATGAGCGTCATCAACCCCCGTATCAGCCACGTCGCCATCGACGGTTCGCTCTTCAAGGACGAGGTCGAGGAGCGCCAGATCATGGCCGTCCCGAACGTGTTCCTCAACGGCGAACCGTTCGACCAGGGCCGCATGACGATCGACCAGATCGTCGGCAAGCTCGACACCGGTGCCGAGGCCCGCATGGCCGACGAGATCGACGCCAAGGACCCCTTCGACGTGCTCGTCGTCGGTGGCGGCCCCGCCGGCGCCGCCTCGGCCGTCTACGCCGCCCGCAAGGGCATCCGCACCGGCATCGCCACCGAGCGTTTCGGTGGCCAGGTGCTCGACACGATGGGCATCGAGAACCTGATCTCGGTTCCCAAGACCGAGGGGCCCAAGCTGGCCGCGGCGCTCGAGACCCACGTCCGCGAGTACGACGTCGACATCATGAACCTCCAGCTCGCAGAGCGCCTCGTACCGGCGAGCGAGCCCGGCGGCCTCACCACGGTCGAACTCGCCAACGGCGCCAAGCTCGAGGCCCGCACCGTCGTGCTGTCGACCGGAGCCCGTTGGCGCAACATGAACGTCCCCGGTGAGCAGGAGTACCGCAACAAGGGCGTCACCTACTGCCCGCACTGCGACGGTCCCCTCTTCGCCGGCAAGCGCGTCGCCGTGATCGGCGGCGGCAACTCGGGCGTCGAAGCGGCGATCGACCTGGCCGGCATCGTCGGCCACGTCACCCTCCTCGAGTTCATGGACGAGCTCCGTGCCGACGAGGTGCTGCAGCGCAAGCTGCGCAGCCTGCCGAACGTCGACGTCGTGCTCAACGCCATGACGACCGAGGTGATCGGCGACGGCTCGAAGGTGACCGGGCTGGCCTACACCGACCGGCCGACCGACGAGCAGCACGTCCTCGAACTCGACGGCGTGTTCGTCCAGATCGGCCTGCTGCCCAACACCGAGTGGTTGGCGGGCACGGTCGAGCTGAGCGAGCGCGGCGAAATCGTCGTCGACGACCACGGCCGCACCTCGGTGCCCGGCGTGTTCGCTGCCGGCGACGTCACCACGGTGCCGTACAAGCAGATCGTGATCTCGATGGGACAGGGCGCGACCGCCGCGCTCAGCGCCTTCGATCACCTGATCCGCACCTCGGCCCCCGAGGCCGAACTCGCCACCGTCTGA
- a CDS encoding serine hydrolase domain-containing protein yields MGKCSVTAGFVACALIVAACSSDDESSDETTPAAGSSVETTTPATTEAAPETTAAPATTAAPETTVAPETTAAPETTAAPETTAAPETTVPAPAGFDAIGPAVQAFVDDNGLDGAGLVVVDREDGIVHEEYWGEFGPDRVSYVASSTKMITAGVLLRLADDGLLDLDAPIADAVEWGSGNPDITPAQLVSNSSGLVGLGPEPTYAPYLCQFLPDNELEACGETAMTTPEDDDDIVPPDTEFRYGGVQWQIAGALAEAVSGKSWDQLIDEIYVQPCGVDSLGYNNHWFFASGFDYPSDLDPASLEPTENPHMEGGVYIDPLDYAALLLMHLREGECDGGRVLSPEAVARAHTDRVAEYGDAGDPETGYGMGWWVERDSTRIQDAGAYGSFPWLDTTNGYGAYLVIEDDSGTGAQLYQEVVPLVEAAMGVA; encoded by the coding sequence ATGGGGAAGTGTTCTGTCACTGCCGGATTCGTCGCGTGCGCGTTGATCGTCGCAGCGTGTAGCTCCGACGACGAGTCGTCCGACGAGACGACACCGGCCGCTGGTTCGTCGGTCGAGACGACCACGCCCGCCACGACCGAGGCTGCGCCGGAGACGACCGCTGCCCCGGCAACCACCGCCGCCCCGGAGACGACGGTCGCGCCTGAAACGACCGCCGCGCCTGAAACGACCGCCGCACCGGAGACCACGGCGGCACCCGAGACGACCGTTCCCGCCCCGGCCGGCTTCGATGCGATCGGCCCCGCCGTGCAGGCGTTCGTCGACGACAACGGCCTCGACGGGGCCGGGCTCGTCGTGGTCGACCGTGAGGACGGCATCGTCCACGAGGAGTACTGGGGCGAGTTCGGCCCCGACCGTGTCTCGTACGTGGCGTCGTCGACGAAGATGATCACCGCCGGCGTCTTGCTCCGCCTCGCCGACGACGGCCTGCTCGATCTCGACGCACCGATCGCCGACGCCGTCGAGTGGGGGAGCGGCAACCCCGACATCACCCCGGCGCAGCTCGTGTCGAACAGTTCGGGCCTCGTCGGGCTCGGCCCCGAACCGACCTATGCGCCGTACCTCTGCCAGTTCCTTCCCGACAACGAACTCGAGGCCTGCGGCGAGACGGCGATGACGACACCCGAGGACGACGACGACATCGTCCCGCCCGACACCGAGTTCCGGTACGGCGGGGTGCAGTGGCAGATCGCCGGCGCCTTGGCCGAGGCGGTCAGCGGCAAGTCGTGGGATCAGCTGATCGACGAGATCTACGTCCAGCCCTGCGGTGTCGACTCGCTCGGCTACAACAACCACTGGTTCTTCGCGAGCGGGTTCGACTACCCGAGCGATCTCGACCCCGCCTCGTTGGAGCCGACCGAGAACCCGCACATGGAAGGCGGCGTCTACATCGACCCGCTCGACTACGCAGCGCTGCTCCTGATGCACCTCCGCGAGGGCGAGTGCGACGGCGGCCGGGTGCTCTCGCCCGAGGCCGTGGCCCGTGCCCACACCGACCGGGTCGCCGAGTACGGCGACGCCGGCGACCCCGAGACCGGGTACGGCATGGGATGGTGGGTCGAGCGCGACTCCACCCGCATCCAGGACGCCGGCGCGTACGGCTCGTTCCCCTGGCTCGACACGACGAACGGCTACGGCGCCTACCTCGTGATCGAGGACGACTCCGGCACGGGTGCGCAGCTCTACCAGGAGGTCGTCCCCCTCGTCGAAGCCGCCATGGGCGTCGCCTGA
- a CDS encoding class I SAM-dependent methyltransferase: protein MNGPSRWSAASGVQRGADYDERWARMEAAGVSIHGEADFIGRYEPSSVLDAGCGTGRVAIELARRGVDVVGVDLDPPMLEAAREKAPDLEWVAADLRTVDLGRRFDVVAAPGNVMIFLAPGTEREVVANLARHLEPDGVLVAGFQLGGRYDLQHYDVDCDAAGLTLVERFATWEGAPWHHGGDYAVSAHRPAKA from the coding sequence ATGAACGGTCCGTCGCGTTGGAGCGCCGCATCCGGCGTCCAGCGCGGCGCCGACTACGACGAGCGCTGGGCCCGGATGGAGGCCGCCGGTGTCTCGATCCACGGCGAGGCCGACTTCATCGGCCGGTACGAGCCGTCATCGGTCCTCGACGCCGGCTGCGGCACCGGCCGCGTCGCCATCGAGTTGGCACGCCGCGGGGTCGACGTCGTCGGGGTCGACCTCGATCCCCCGATGCTCGAAGCCGCCCGCGAGAAGGCGCCCGACCTCGAGTGGGTCGCCGCCGACCTGCGAACCGTCGATCTCGGTCGTCGGTTCGACGTCGTGGCCGCCCCCGGCAACGTCATGATCTTCCTCGCGCCCGGCACCGAGCGCGAGGTCGTCGCCAACCTGGCGCGCCACCTCGAGCCGGACGGCGTGCTCGTCGCCGGATTCCAGCTCGGCGGCCGCTACGACCTGCAGCATTACGACGTCGACTGCGACGCCGCCGGCCTCACCCTCGTCGAGCGCTTCGCCACGTGGGAGGGCGCCCCGTGGCACCACGGCGGCGACTACGCCGTCAGCGCCCACCGCCCGGCGAAGGCGTGA
- a CDS encoding threonine aldolase family protein — MDVIELRSDNAAGVAPEIVEAIAAANTGTAIAYGADDLTERLHDVVREVFEHDGARVFPVTSGTAANALALSAIVPPWGAVLCHETAHILNSEGGATSLLGGGAVMRGVAGDDFLMSPDSLRRALDSVGWGDPHYSQPTALSFTQPTDRGTIYSVDQIAALTEIARERGMRSHLDGARLANALVSLGCTPAEMTWKAGIDVVSLGATKNGGLSAEAIVVFDDHASDELVYRTKRSGHVTSKMRYQSAQLIAYLTDDLWRRLATNSNDRMRELAAGLAEIDGVELLNRPDVNMLFVRLADEHIDRLEAAGLLFYRMGPGVIRLVTNWSTTPGEIERALTAFRS; from the coding sequence GTGGACGTGATCGAACTCAGGAGTGACAACGCGGCCGGGGTGGCGCCGGAGATCGTCGAGGCGATCGCGGCGGCCAACACGGGCACGGCGATCGCCTACGGCGCCGACGACCTCACCGAACGGCTGCACGACGTCGTTCGCGAGGTGTTCGAACACGACGGTGCCCGGGTCTTTCCCGTCACCTCCGGTACCGCCGCCAACGCGCTGGCGTTGAGCGCGATCGTGCCGCCGTGGGGTGCCGTGCTGTGCCACGAGACCGCCCACATCCTCAACAGTGAGGGCGGTGCCACGTCGCTGCTCGGTGGTGGTGCCGTGATGCGCGGCGTCGCCGGCGACGACTTCCTCATGTCGCCCGACTCACTCCGCCGAGCACTCGACTCGGTCGGGTGGGGCGACCCGCACTACTCACAGCCGACCGCTCTCTCGTTCACGCAGCCGACCGACCGCGGCACGATCTACTCGGTCGACCAGATCGCAGCGCTGACCGAGATCGCCCGCGAACGCGGCATGCGATCGCACCTCGACGGCGCCCGGCTCGCCAACGCACTGGTGTCGCTCGGGTGCACGCCGGCGGAGATGACGTGGAAGGCGGGCATCGACGTGGTGTCGCTGGGGGCGACGAAGAACGGCGGTTTGTCGGCCGAGGCGATCGTCGTGTTCGACGACCATGCGTCCGACGAGCTGGTGTACCGCACCAAGCGGTCGGGGCACGTCACGTCGAAGATGCGGTACCAATCGGCGCAGTTGATCGCCTACCTCACCGACGATCTGTGGCGGCGGCTGGCGACCAACTCGAACGACCGGATGCGTGAGCTCGCTGCCGGACTCGCCGAAATCGACGGCGTCGAGCTCCTCAACCGACCCGACGTGAACATGTTGTTCGTCCGGTTGGCCGACGAGCACATCGACCGTCTGGAGGCAGCGGGCCTGCTGTTCTACCGGATGGGACCGGGTGTCATCCGTCTGGTGACCAACTGGTCGACCACCCCCGGCGAGATCGAGCGCGCCCTCACTGCGTTCCGGTCCTGA
- a CDS encoding L,D-transpeptidase family protein produces MPRSFPLLAATVAVVVGIGALAAWSIGDDEPVETAETVPVAPVVPVETTTTTTTIPADCELSVRFELGVVDPQVVCLESRLVVAGVFSGEPDAVFDEQTDAAVRAFQAAESLTVDGVAGPVTAGLLGNWAGGRHVPADPDTCPDTGRSAVVDRATQRAWLCDDGAVVDEMPMTSAITQPDPGTYEVYAKDQQSWSYIGDEVSTMTHFVAFTHGKYQGSRIAFHSVPTWGNGDFVQPLDSLGDPSRHGESAGCIRVSPDDAVTIWNWLTIGDEVVVIS; encoded by the coding sequence ATGCCCCGATCGTTCCCGCTGCTCGCCGCCACAGTGGCGGTGGTCGTCGGCATCGGCGCGCTCGCTGCGTGGAGCATCGGCGACGACGAACCGGTCGAGACAGCAGAGACGGTGCCGGTTGCGCCGGTCGTTCCGGTCGAGACGACCACGACCACGACGACGATCCCGGCCGACTGCGAACTCTCGGTGCGATTCGAACTGGGCGTCGTCGATCCGCAGGTCGTGTGTCTCGAGAGTCGGCTGGTGGTGGCCGGCGTCTTCAGTGGCGAGCCGGATGCGGTGTTCGACGAGCAGACCGACGCCGCCGTGCGGGCCTTCCAGGCGGCCGAATCACTGACGGTCGACGGTGTCGCCGGACCGGTGACCGCCGGCCTGCTCGGCAACTGGGCCGGCGGCCGACACGTACCGGCCGACCCCGACACCTGCCCCGACACCGGCCGCTCGGCCGTGGTCGATCGGGCGACCCAGCGCGCCTGGTTGTGCGACGACGGCGCCGTCGTCGACGAGATGCCGATGACGTCGGCGATCACCCAGCCCGACCCGGGCACCTACGAGGTGTACGCCAAGGATCAGCAGTCGTGGTCGTACATCGGCGACGAGGTCTCGACCATGACCCACTTCGTGGCGTTCACCCACGGCAAGTACCAGGGGTCACGCATCGCGTTCCACAGCGTGCCGACGTGGGGCAACGGAGACTTCGTGCAACCCCTCGACTCGCTCGGCGATCCGAGTCGCCACGGCGAATCGGCCGGGTGCATCCGAGTGTCGCCCGACGACGCCGTCACCATCTGGAACTGGCTCACCATCGGCGACGAGGTGGTCGTCATCTCCTGA
- a CDS encoding aspartate-semialdehyde dehydrogenase — translation MRVGIVGATGQVGGVMRRLLEERNFPIDEIRYFASARSAGTTLPWKGTDITVEDTETADPSGLDIALFSAGATGSRAYAPKFAEAGATVIDNSSAFRMDPEVPLIVSEVNGHLIRETPKGIIANPNCTTMAAMPVLKPLHDEAGLTRLIVASYQAVSGGGLAGVDELDKQARQVVDRAAELTHDGSAIEFPTPEKFAKPMAFNVLPLCGSVVDDGLNETDEEKKLRNESRKILDIPELLVSGTCVRVPVFTGHSLSINAEFANPISPERAYEILGAAEGVVVNEVPTPLEAAGQDPSYVGRIRTDPGAPGGRGLALFVSNDNLRKGAALNTIQIAELFLA, via the coding sequence ATGCGCGTCGGCATCGTTGGAGCAACAGGTCAGGTCGGGGGCGTCATGCGCCGTCTGCTCGAAGAGCGGAACTTCCCGATCGACGAGATCCGGTACTTCGCGTCGGCCCGGTCGGCCGGCACGACCCTGCCCTGGAAGGGCACCGACATCACCGTCGAAGACACCGAGACCGCCGACCCGTCCGGCCTCGACATCGCTCTGTTCTCCGCCGGCGCCACCGGCTCCCGTGCCTACGCGCCGAAGTTCGCCGAGGCCGGCGCCACGGTGATCGACAACTCGTCGGCGTTTCGGATGGACCCCGAGGTGCCGCTGATCGTCAGCGAGGTCAACGGCCACCTCATCCGCGAGACGCCGAAGGGCATCATCGCCAACCCCAACTGCACCACGATGGCCGCCATGCCGGTGCTCAAGCCGCTGCACGACGAGGCCGGACTGACCCGCCTCATCGTCGCCTCCTACCAGGCGGTGTCCGGTGGCGGCCTCGCTGGCGTCGACGAACTCGACAAGCAGGCCCGCCAGGTCGTCGACCGCGCGGCCGAGCTCACCCACGACGGCTCCGCCATCGAGTTCCCGACGCCCGAGAAGTTCGCCAAGCCGATGGCGTTCAACGTGTTGCCGCTCTGCGGTTCGGTGGTCGACGACGGCCTCAACGAGACCGACGAAGAGAAGAAGCTCCGCAACGAGAGCCGCAAGATCCTCGACATCCCCGAACTGCTCGTGTCGGGCACCTGTGTGCGGGTGCCGGTCTTCACCGGTCACTCCCTGTCGATCAACGCCGAGTTCGCGAATCCGATCTCGCCGGAGCGTGCCTACGAGATCCTCGGCGCCGCCGAGGGCGTCGTGGTGAACGAGGTCCCGACGCCGCTCGAGGCGGCCGGGCAAGACCCGTCGTACGTCGGTCGCATCCGCACCGACCCCGGCGCACCCGGCGGCCGTGGCCTCGCGCTGTTCGTCAGCAACGACAACCTGCGCAAGGGCGCCGCCCTCAACACGATCCAGATCGCAGAGCTGTTCCTCGCCTGA
- a CDS encoding YdeI/OmpD-associated family protein, whose translation MFDGEPIFFSAPSEFRDWLEHHHETATECVVGYWKVHTGVPSLRWAEAVREALCFGWIDGQSRSIDDDRHMQRFTPRKSRRWSAVNVALVAELEAEGSMTEAGRRAFADRDLSEEPYSTSRRPSRLPPEFDERLRRDHPEAAAFWDATPPSYRKMRAFWVAEAKRPETRERRFAQLVEACAAGERLP comes from the coding sequence GTGTTCGACGGCGAGCCGATCTTCTTCAGCGCCCCGTCCGAGTTCCGCGACTGGCTCGAGCACCATCACGAGACAGCGACCGAGTGCGTGGTGGGCTACTGGAAGGTGCACACGGGCGTCCCGTCGCTCCGATGGGCCGAGGCAGTGCGCGAGGCGCTCTGTTTCGGCTGGATCGACGGGCAGAGCCGCTCGATCGACGACGACCGCCACATGCAGCGGTTCACGCCACGGAAGAGCCGGCGGTGGAGCGCCGTCAACGTCGCGCTCGTGGCCGAGCTCGAGGCGGAGGGGTCGATGACCGAGGCGGGACGGCGGGCCTTCGCCGATCGCGACCTGAGCGAGGAGCCGTACTCGACCTCTCGACGTCCGAGCCGGCTCCCGCCCGAGTTCGACGAACGGCTGCGCCGCGACCACCCGGAGGCGGCCGCTTTCTGGGACGCCACGCCGCCGAGCTATCGCAAGATGCGTGCGTTCTGGGTGGCCGAGGCGAAGCGCCCCGAGACGCGTGAGCGGCGGTTCGCCCAGCTGGTCGAAGCCTGCGCCGCTGGCGAACGGCTCCCGTAG
- a CDS encoding CYTH domain-containing protein has protein sequence MIEIERRFLVERVPDDLPTPVRIEQAYLVTEPVSVRVRRKNSARILTIKAGSGLARTEIERELTDEEFDALWQQPTELRIEKRRHELDLGNGHTAELDLFDGDLAGRVIVEVEFPDTDAAARFDPPDWFGTEVTDDSRYTNAALARHGWPE, from the coding sequence ATGATCGAGATCGAACGCCGCTTCCTCGTCGAGCGGGTGCCGGACGACCTGCCGACCCCCGTCCGGATCGAGCAGGCGTACCTCGTGACCGAGCCGGTGTCGGTGCGCGTGCGCCGCAAGAACTCGGCGCGGATCCTCACGATCAAGGCCGGCAGCGGCCTCGCCCGCACCGAGATCGAACGCGAACTCACCGACGAGGAGTTCGACGCGCTCTGGCAGCAGCCGACCGAGCTGCGCATCGAGAAGCGCCGCCACGAACTCGACCTCGGCAACGGACACACCGCCGAACTCGACCTGTTCGACGGCGACCTCGCCGGCCGGGTGATCGTCGAGGTCGAGTTCCCCGACACCGACGCCGCCGCACGGTTCGATCCGCCCGACTGGTTCGGCACCGAGGTCACCGACGACAGCCGCTACACCAACGCTGCCCTCGCCCGCCACGGTTGGCCCGAGTAA
- a CDS encoding diacylglycerol/lipid kinase family protein, producing the protein MNPERTDAADELVDRVEVDTEQPDDPSEIAERAADAAVDPAVDVVAAVGGDGTQRTVAEAIAGSDTELAIVPGGTVNLLGRVHGIESVEDAADAIERGEAHPFDLARCDGHAYLLNSSSGLDAAMIAAVDDRAKRFGRAGYTAMGLLELIRAKPSHVSVVVDGETVFDDDALTVMVLNVGERGSASFRIAPDAATDDGLLDVVVITGSRRSYLRAGWSRFRKRLPADADARFTQGREIEVRWAGEVAVQCDGDPVEPRSTIRYTVEPGAVAIRS; encoded by the coding sequence GTGAACCCCGAACGAACCGACGCCGCCGACGAACTCGTCGATCGGGTCGAGGTCGACACCGAGCAACCCGACGACCCGTCCGAGATCGCCGAACGGGCCGCCGACGCAGCCGTCGACCCCGCCGTCGACGTCGTCGCGGCGGTCGGTGGTGACGGCACCCAGCGGACCGTCGCCGAAGCGATCGCCGGATCGGACACCGAGTTGGCGATCGTGCCGGGCGGCACCGTCAACCTGCTCGGCCGCGTTCACGGCATCGAGTCGGTCGAGGACGCCGCCGACGCGATCGAACGTGGCGAGGCGCACCCGTTCGATCTGGCGCGGTGTGACGGCCACGCCTACCTGCTCAACTCGAGCAGTGGTCTCGACGCCGCGATGATCGCAGCGGTCGACGACCGTGCGAAGCGCTTCGGGCGCGCCGGCTACACCGCCATGGGCCTGCTCGAACTGATCCGCGCGAAGCCGTCCCACGTCTCCGTCGTGGTCGACGGCGAGACCGTGTTCGACGACGACGCCCTCACCGTGATGGTGCTCAACGTCGGCGAGCGAGGCTCGGCGTCGTTCCGCATCGCCCCCGACGCCGCCACCGACGACGGACTGCTCGACGTCGTGGTGATCACCGGCTCGCGCCGGTCCTACCTGCGGGCCGGGTGGTCCCGGTTCCGCAAGCGTCTTCCCGCCGACGCCGATGCCCGCTTCACGCAGGGTCGCGAGATCGAGGTGCGATGGGCCGGCGAGGTGGCCGTGCAGTGCGACGGTGATCCGGTCGAGCCCCGCAGCACGATCCGGTACACGGTCGAACCCGGCGCCGTCGCCATCCGGTCGTGA
- a CDS encoding glutathione peroxidase, with translation MSSIYDLQMTSITGEQVDFDQFRDQVLLIVNVASAUGLTPQYAGLRALHHEFDDVQVLGFPCNQFGAQEPGSEEEILEFVRSKFDVDFPMFAKIEVNGDGAAPLYQLLKSEQPGDGDSADITWNFEKFLVDKQGNVVRRFAPPTTPEEVGAVIGEYR, from the coding sequence ATGTCATCGATCTATGACCTCCAGATGACGAGCATCACCGGTGAGCAGGTCGACTTCGACCAGTTCCGCGACCAGGTGCTCCTCATCGTCAACGTCGCCAGCGCTTGAGGCCTCACCCCTCAGTACGCAGGTCTGCGTGCGCTCCACCACGAGTTCGACGACGTCCAGGTGCTCGGGTTCCCGTGCAACCAGTTCGGCGCCCAAGAGCCGGGCTCGGAAGAGGAGATCCTCGAGTTCGTGCGGTCGAAGTTCGACGTCGACTTCCCGATGTTCGCCAAGATCGAGGTGAACGGCGACGGCGCCGCACCGCTGTACCAGCTCCTCAAGAGCGAGCAGCCGGGCGACGGCGACAGCGCCGACATCACCTGGAACTTCGAGAAGTTCCTGGTCGACAAGCAGGGCAACGTCGTTCGACGCTTCGCCCCGCCGACGACGCCCGAAGAGGTCGGCGCCGTCATCGGCGAGTACCGCTGA
- a CDS encoding MazG nucleotide pyrophosphohydrolase domain-containing protein, with translation MNLVELQDVIERTYGERDRDRGVAPTVAWLCEELGELAQAVRKGTRAEIEHEFSDVLAWVATLANQVDVDLTTVVDRYRNGCPKCDAIPCDC, from the coding sequence GTGAACCTGGTCGAGCTGCAAGACGTGATCGAACGCACCTACGGAGAGCGGGACCGCGACCGTGGCGTCGCTCCCACCGTGGCCTGGTTGTGCGAAGAACTGGGCGAGCTGGCGCAGGCGGTCCGCAAGGGCACGCGTGCCGAGATCGAGCACGAATTCTCCGACGTGCTCGCGTGGGTGGCGACCCTGGCCAACCAGGTCGACGTCGACCTGACGACGGTGGTCGACCGATACCGGAACGGGTGCCCGAAGTGCGACGCGATCCCCTGCGACTGCTGA
- a CDS encoding M23 family metallopeptidase codes for MIAIRAAGIAALVALTACSSTDTVGSTAMTVSTIDPSTTVVTTVAPTSTTTTTSSTSTTSTTSTSTTTSSTTLAPATTSTTTSTIAVAPSTSSAAPTTTTAPLLPGQYPAEAGAYTVPVPASINRGWGEGHGGDYRAADVFADCGSPIVAPTAGVVIQVRRTDRWDAAVDDPATRGGRTVAIVGDDGVRYYMAHFDQIAEGVGEGVRVEPGTLLGTIGLTGRTGGCHVHVGVSPPCGALEWSVRRGVVWPQPYFDAWAGGDAVGPADEVAAWVAANPTACADAAADPNASNA; via the coding sequence GTGATCGCCATCCGCGCCGCCGGTATCGCCGCGCTCGTCGCCCTCACCGCCTGCTCGTCGACCGATACGGTCGGCTCCACGGCGATGACGGTGTCGACGATCGACCCGTCCACGACGGTCGTCACCACGGTGGCACCGACGAGCACGACGACCACGACATCGTCGACCTCCACGACCTCCACGACGAGTACGTCGACCACGACGAGTTCCACGACCCTCGCGCCCGCGACGACCAGCACGACGACCAGCACGATCGCGGTTGCACCGTCGACGTCGAGCGCTGCACCCACGACGACGACCGCACCGCTCCTGCCGGGTCAGTACCCGGCCGAGGCCGGGGCGTACACCGTGCCGGTGCCGGCGTCGATCAATCGGGGCTGGGGTGAGGGTCACGGCGGCGACTACCGGGCCGCCGACGTGTTCGCCGACTGCGGGTCGCCGATCGTCGCCCCGACCGCAGGGGTCGTGATCCAGGTCCGCCGTACCGACCGCTGGGACGCCGCCGTCGACGATCCGGCGACCAGGGGCGGCCGAACCGTCGCCATCGTCGGCGACGACGGCGTCCGTTACTACATGGCACACTTCGACCAGATCGCCGAGGGCGTCGGCGAGGGGGTGCGGGTCGAGCCGGGCACCCTGCTTGGCACGATCGGTCTGACGGGCCGGACCGGCGGCTGCCACGTCCACGTCGGCGTCTCGCCGCCGTGTGGTGCGCTCGAATGGTCGGTGCGGCGCGGCGTGGTCTGGCCGCAGCCGTACTTCGACGCGTGGGCCGGTGGCGATGCGGTCGGCCCGGCCGACGAGGTCGCTGCCTGGGTGGCGGCGAATCCGACCGCGTGCGCCGACGCCGCTGCCGACCCGAACGCTTCGAACGCCTGA
- the ahpC gene encoding alkyl hydroperoxide reductase subunit C, with product MSVLNTPIKPFTATGFRAGETVQVTEQDVLGKWAIFFFYPADFTFVCPTELGDLADHYEDLQRMGVEVYSVSTDTHFVHKAWHEASDTIGKIQYTMLGDPTGALTNNFENMRPDEGLADRGTFLVDPDGVIQFFEVTAEGIGRNAAELVRKVKAAQYVREHPGEVCPAKWEEGDDTLAPSLDLVGKI from the coding sequence ATGTCAGTGCTCAACACCCCCATCAAACCCTTCACCGCGACCGGCTTCCGCGCCGGCGAGACCGTTCAGGTCACCGAGCAGGACGTCCTCGGCAAGTGGGCGATCTTCTTCTTCTACCCCGCCGACTTCACCTTCGTCTGCCCGACCGAGCTCGGCGACCTCGCCGACCACTACGAAGACCTCCAGCGCATGGGCGTCGAGGTGTACTCGGTCTCGACCGACACCCACTTCGTGCACAAGGCATGGCACGAGGCCTCCGACACGATCGGCAAGATCCAGTACACGATGCTCGGCGACCCGACCGGCGCCCTCACCAACAACTTCGAGAACATGCGCCCCGACGAAGGTCTGGCCGACCGTGGCACCTTCCTCGTCGACCCCGACGGCGTCATCCAGTTCTTCGAGGTGACCGCCGAAGGCATCGGACGCAACGCCGCCGAGCTCGTCCGCAAGGTCAAGGCCGCCCAGTACGTGCGCGAGCACCCGGGCGAGGTCTGCCCGGCCAAGTGGGAAGAGGGCGACGACACGCTCGCACCCTCCCTCGACCTCGTCGGCAAAATCTGA